A region of Novipirellula aureliae DNA encodes the following proteins:
- a CDS encoding Gldg family protein, whose translation MTLNNVTSAILSLVVRDLILLLVLLAVVTLLAGTKKVAYAVLKRNFVGYFGNPTGYVFLCIFVFLTSVAAFWPYEFFNQNLATLDQLNYWFPLIMLVFIPAITMSIWAEEKRQGTDELLLTLPADDFDIVIGKYMAAASIFTASLLFSQLSTFVTLAILTEGAVDTGLIFTTYLGYWFVGLAMIAIGMIASFLTGNLTVGFILGALFNAPLAFASLADSISPNQKIAQWLAASGIARPFDDFGRGVISLSSVGYFLLVAGVALYASMVLIGRRHWTGGKDGNTMAWHYIARVLALVAITAGAVTLFRNKDVVRYDATEGKVSSLADATKSLIRNLDSDRPIVIDAFISSDVPELYARTRYELVNLLKEFRSEAAKQERTIKVNLYDNIELFSEEAALAAERFGIEPVERMVREKGSFQRKRLIMGAAFRSGLEKVTVPIFEYGIPVEYELVRSINTVAEGSRKRVGIVATDARLMGGTVMQMMSMQQVEKHPLIDELAKQYDVEEVDLSGPVAPGMYDALLAVQPSSLAPDQFGRLVDAVKAGVPVAIFEDPIPFVNAYVTPTGQPKQSPGSMFGGGGPQPKGDIRELWEALEIESPGRAAMQGMYSPDLVWQQYNPYPNLEMNINDLWVFVKDDAPGVKKGEALSDQHPITSKLREVLALYTGAVRATGSTTLKHTPLLKTGSMSGLISMDKVTRILQGQSTLEREIDSVSPGLTIAMAIEGESLSGSKALAEDEEKDDATAESDDAGDGKESAMAPVKAVYVADMDMMLPVFLQIRADPEQAAEMRFQFQNVTFLLNAIDWLTGETEFIEVRKHEPIFASLKMIDAVKEEASSEVRKKSKAFQDESDATVREAQEKMDAGLKSLREELEKLQKEGADGRISRAEIQAKVQEFQTRQEREQRMLDVKQTKTEREMQKNIREIQRVADQKVTAIQNQVKAAAVVLPCIPPLIVGVIVFASRRLRERENISKSRLK comes from the coding sequence ATGACGCTCAATAACGTCACCTCCGCGATCCTCAGTCTCGTCGTCCGCGATTTGATACTGCTATTGGTCTTGCTTGCCGTCGTCACACTGTTGGCCGGAACCAAGAAGGTTGCCTACGCGGTCCTCAAACGCAACTTTGTCGGCTATTTCGGCAACCCGACGGGATACGTGTTTTTGTGTATCTTTGTGTTTCTGACTTCGGTTGCTGCGTTTTGGCCCTACGAGTTCTTTAACCAAAACCTGGCCACACTTGATCAACTCAACTATTGGTTCCCGTTGATCATGCTGGTCTTCATCCCTGCGATCACGATGAGTATTTGGGCGGAGGAAAAACGGCAAGGCACCGACGAATTGCTACTCACGCTGCCCGCGGATGACTTCGACATTGTGATCGGCAAATACATGGCCGCCGCCTCGATCTTCACCGCTTCGTTGCTGTTTAGCCAACTCAGTACGTTTGTAACCTTGGCAATTTTGACGGAAGGTGCGGTTGACACAGGGCTGATTTTCACGACTTACCTCGGTTACTGGTTCGTTGGTTTGGCAATGATCGCAATCGGCATGATCGCGTCGTTCTTGACGGGAAACTTGACGGTCGGATTTATTCTTGGAGCCCTTTTCAATGCACCGCTCGCGTTCGCATCGCTGGCCGATTCGATCAGCCCCAACCAAAAAATTGCACAATGGCTGGCCGCCAGCGGGATTGCTCGCCCGTTTGACGATTTTGGTCGCGGCGTGATTAGTTTGTCATCGGTCGGCTATTTTTTGCTTGTTGCGGGTGTTGCTTTGTACGCGTCAATGGTGCTGATCGGACGCCGGCATTGGACGGGTGGCAAGGATGGAAACACGATGGCTTGGCACTACATTGCTCGAGTGCTAGCACTTGTCGCCATTACCGCAGGTGCCGTGACGCTATTTCGCAATAAAGATGTGGTCCGCTACGACGCGACCGAAGGCAAGGTCAGTTCGCTCGCCGATGCGACGAAAAGTTTGATCCGCAATCTGGATTCCGACCGTCCGATTGTGATCGACGCGTTCATCAGTTCCGATGTGCCGGAGTTGTATGCACGGACTCGCTACGAATTGGTCAACCTATTGAAGGAGTTCCGCAGCGAGGCGGCAAAGCAAGAGCGAACGATCAAGGTCAATCTTTACGACAACATTGAACTGTTTAGTGAAGAAGCCGCGTTGGCAGCCGAGCGATTTGGTATCGAACCGGTCGAACGGATGGTGCGTGAAAAGGGGTCGTTTCAACGCAAACGGTTGATTATGGGGGCCGCATTCCGATCAGGACTCGAAAAGGTGACGGTGCCGATCTTCGAATACGGCATTCCCGTCGAATACGAGCTGGTTCGCTCGATCAATACGGTTGCCGAAGGGTCGCGGAAACGGGTCGGCATTGTTGCTACCGACGCTCGATTGATGGGCGGAACCGTGATGCAGATGATGTCGATGCAGCAGGTCGAAAAGCATCCGTTAATTGACGAATTGGCAAAACAGTATGACGTCGAGGAAGTCGACCTGAGCGGCCCCGTCGCACCGGGTATGTACGATGCACTGCTAGCCGTCCAGCCTTCGTCACTAGCGCCCGATCAGTTCGGTCGACTCGTCGATGCTGTCAAAGCAGGCGTTCCAGTCGCTATCTTCGAAGATCCCATTCCGTTTGTGAACGCTTATGTAACACCAACGGGACAACCCAAACAATCGCCTGGCTCAATGTTCGGCGGTGGTGGTCCGCAACCCAAAGGCGACATTCGCGAATTATGGGAAGCTTTGGAAATCGAGTCGCCTGGAAGAGCAGCGATGCAAGGCATGTATTCGCCTGACTTGGTTTGGCAACAATACAATCCCTATCCGAACTTGGAAATGAACATCAACGATTTGTGGGTGTTCGTGAAAGACGATGCACCAGGCGTCAAAAAAGGGGAAGCGCTTAGCGACCAACACCCGATCACGTCCAAACTTCGAGAGGTCTTGGCACTTTATACCGGTGCCGTTCGGGCGACTGGATCCACCACGCTCAAGCACACTCCGCTGCTGAAAACGGGTTCGATGAGCGGGTTGATCTCGATGGACAAAGTCACTCGGATTCTTCAGGGCCAATCGACACTGGAACGAGAAATCGACTCGGTTAGTCCTGGTTTGACGATAGCGATGGCGATTGAAGGTGAATCGCTGAGCGGCAGCAAGGCATTAGCCGAAGACGAGGAGAAGGACGACGCGACTGCGGAATCCGATGATGCAGGCGACGGCAAAGAGTCGGCCATGGCACCTGTCAAAGCGGTCTATGTCGCTGACATGGATATGATGCTCCCTGTTTTCTTGCAGATTCGAGCGGACCCTGAACAGGCTGCGGAAATGCGGTTCCAATTCCAAAACGTGACGTTCCTGCTCAATGCGATCGATTGGTTAACGGGTGAAACGGAATTCATTGAGGTTCGCAAGCATGAACCGATCTTTGCCAGTCTGAAGATGATCGATGCGGTCAAGGAAGAAGCGAGTAGCGAGGTTCGCAAGAAGAGCAAAGCGTTCCAAGATGAATCCGATGCGACCGTTCGCGAAGCCCAAGAAAAAATGGATGCGGGACTCAAATCGCTACGTGAAGAACTCGAGAAGCTCCAGAAGGAAGGAGCCGATGGCCGGATATCCCGAGCGGAGATTCAAGCCAAGGTTCAAGAGTTCCAAACCAGGCAAGAACGGGAACAGCGAATGCTTGATGTCAAGCAAACCAAGACGGAACGCGAGATGCAAAAGAACATTCGCGAAATCCAACGTGTTGCGGATCAGAAAGTGACCGCGATTCAAAACCAAGTGAAAGCCGCAGCCGTTGTGCTGCCGTGTATTCCGCCACTGATCGTCGGTGTGATTGTCTTCGCCAGCCGTCGGCTGCGTGAACGTGAAAATATCAGCAAGAGCCGTTTGAAATAA
- a CDS encoding ABC transporter ATP-binding protein, with product MTIETESRKPMIEAIGLSKFYGPFAAAREVTFSVGEGELVAFLGPNGAGKSTTMKMLTGYIAPSEGLARIAGHNMMEDRIEGSRHLGYLPENGPLYPEMTPSGMLSFFADARGMSSAQKKDRIDAVVDICDLSSVIYKPISKLSKGFKQRVGMSQALLHEPDVLIMDEPTAGLDPNQVRGVRKTMRRLSETKTILLSTHILQEVEAMASRVVMINEGRLVYDGDVAGLRQHGEAENGENGLDDAFYALTREA from the coding sequence ATGACGATTGAAACCGAATCTCGCAAGCCGATGATCGAGGCGATTGGGCTTAGCAAGTTTTATGGTCCGTTCGCCGCCGCCCGAGAGGTGACTTTTTCGGTGGGCGAAGGAGAGCTTGTTGCTTTTCTTGGTCCAAACGGAGCCGGAAAAAGCACGACGATGAAAATGTTGACCGGTTACATCGCCCCGAGCGAAGGCCTGGCTCGAATCGCGGGTCATAATATGATGGAAGACCGGATCGAAGGCAGCCGACATCTTGGTTACCTGCCCGAAAATGGCCCCCTCTATCCTGAGATGACACCTTCGGGAATGCTCAGTTTCTTTGCCGATGCACGTGGCATGTCGTCGGCTCAAAAGAAAGATAGGATCGATGCCGTTGTCGACATTTGTGATCTGTCGAGTGTGATCTACAAACCGATCAGCAAACTGTCCAAGGGCTTTAAACAACGGGTCGGGATGAGCCAAGCGTTGCTGCATGAACCAGACGTATTGATCATGGACGAACCGACCGCTGGTTTGGATCCGAATCAAGTTCGTGGCGTGCGGAAAACGATGCGTCGGCTGAGCGAAACCAAAACGATCTTGCTAAGTACCCACATCTTGCAAGAAGTGGAAGCGATGGCTAGTCGCGTGGTTATGATTAACGAAGGCCGTTTGGTCTACGACGGCGACGTTGCTGGACTACGACAGCATGGCGAAGCTGAAAATGGCGAAAACGGTCTTGATGATGCCTTCTACGCATTGACCCGTGAAGCATAA
- a CDS encoding L-lactate dehydrogenase encodes MKIGIVGTGMVGSTAAYALVMRGIGSEIVLVDQNKSRSSAEANDILHAIPFAHPLDIFSGDYSDLAKCRVVIIAAGVSQKPGESRLELLQRNADVFRQVVPKVLEAAKDAVIVVATNPVDIMTHMASHFAGQMGVSANRVLGSGTTLDTARFRALLGRHLDVDAQHVHAYVVGEHGDSEVLSWSSVTIAGLSLEEFCEVRNLNLSTQDRRKIEQNVRQAAYQIIQGKGATYYGIGSALARIVSAILNDQRAILTVCGRVEKIGGVSDVTIALPHLIDGNGLVDLIPQTLNEQEMKALEVSAAVIRNAIDSIHID; translated from the coding sequence ATGAAAATAGGGATCGTTGGTACAGGAATGGTCGGATCGACGGCCGCTTATGCACTTGTGATGCGAGGAATCGGCAGCGAAATTGTCCTGGTCGACCAAAACAAATCGCGTTCCTCGGCAGAAGCGAACGATATTTTGCACGCCATCCCATTTGCTCACCCACTCGACATTTTTTCAGGCGATTACAGCGATCTGGCGAAATGCCGCGTTGTCATCATCGCCGCAGGCGTTTCACAAAAACCTGGCGAATCGAGACTTGAACTACTACAGCGGAACGCCGACGTCTTTCGCCAGGTCGTCCCTAAGGTACTCGAGGCTGCGAAGGATGCCGTCATCGTTGTCGCGACCAATCCGGTCGACATAATGACTCATATGGCCAGCCATTTCGCTGGGCAAATGGGCGTCTCGGCCAACCGCGTGCTCGGCTCCGGAACGACGCTCGATACCGCACGCTTTCGCGCCCTGCTTGGACGCCATTTGGATGTTGACGCCCAACATGTTCATGCCTACGTCGTCGGAGAACACGGCGATTCCGAAGTCCTCAGTTGGTCGTCGGTTACGATCGCCGGTTTGTCACTCGAGGAGTTTTGCGAGGTGAGGAACCTGAACTTGTCCACGCAAGATCGTAGAAAGATCGAACAGAACGTACGCCAAGCTGCCTACCAGATTATCCAAGGAAAAGGGGCAACCTATTACGGCATTGGAAGCGCATTGGCTAGAATCGTATCGGCAATCTTGAACGATCAACGCGCCATACTCACCGTCTGCGGACGTGTCGAAAAGATCGGCGGCGTCTCCGATGTGACCATCGCACTGCCCCATCTAATCGACGGAAACGGATTGGTCGACTTAATTCCCCAGACGCTAAATGAACAAGAAATGAAGGCGCTCGAGGTGAGTGCAGCCGTCATTCGCAATGCGATTGATTCGATCCATATCGACTAG
- a CDS encoding GGDEF domain-containing protein, with product MFLDLAVALSCAGIGLCCGWVAHGIGWLESSDQLSVAQSSQIQLELTRARAEQERLAIVAERLKDNAVRMAIDVDDHQGNIQAVTDSLSSDEVASTDAVMEAVNRLIATNEKMQSKLQSAKKQIHDQAEQLESAERRAQTDALTSISNRGAFDEHLKRRHALGMDRAGTLVLLDIDHFKPFNDKYGHRCGDEVLKVVAQMFHARLKSYGIVARFGGEEFAVIIDGYTVEECESIVESARVAISQQVIDYEGNDLQVTASMGVAQPLEEDTVAQWIERADAALYHAKKHGRNCGYMMDNITPRLISLSPEEASKSRPLPKPRRRTKSESDAEAATGETQEMENDARSELIEKDDSDAPQAIDTAGRDEPANVDTTSEQPSPTGTMEGAPEGYGTITYGPAEEQSPADVHARLPALETLEKEFDELQARSKALKKKTQMISLHVTGRPATGSIRALLQVVRASLRSVDRIVAQDAATFIVCIPNSDPQMMQERAEQIRTSAESIRFGDQRDEHAESLEMKYIELESYESFERAMERLEQVGPFAAVGA from the coding sequence ATGTTTTTAGACTTAGCGGTCGCGTTAAGCTGTGCGGGGATCGGATTGTGTTGTGGCTGGGTCGCACACGGGATCGGGTGGCTTGAGTCGTCCGATCAGCTATCGGTTGCCCAATCATCTCAAATTCAGCTCGAGTTGACTCGTGCGCGAGCCGAGCAGGAACGATTGGCGATCGTGGCGGAACGCTTGAAAGACAATGCCGTTCGGATGGCCATCGATGTGGATGATCATCAAGGCAACATCCAAGCCGTTACTGATTCGCTATCGTCCGACGAGGTTGCCTCGACGGATGCTGTGATGGAAGCGGTGAACCGCTTGATTGCAACAAATGAAAAAATGCAATCGAAACTGCAATCGGCCAAAAAGCAGATACACGATCAGGCGGAACAGCTCGAATCGGCTGAACGAAGGGCTCAAACCGATGCACTCACGAGCATCTCAAACCGTGGTGCGTTTGATGAGCATTTGAAACGTCGCCATGCGCTGGGGATGGATCGTGCCGGAACACTTGTGCTACTCGATATCGATCACTTTAAGCCGTTCAACGATAAGTACGGACACCGATGTGGTGATGAAGTCTTGAAAGTGGTCGCACAAATGTTTCATGCTCGCTTGAAATCGTACGGCATCGTTGCCCGCTTTGGCGGCGAGGAGTTTGCGGTGATTATTGACGGCTACACGGTCGAGGAATGCGAAAGTATTGTCGAATCTGCACGAGTTGCGATTTCGCAGCAGGTAATCGACTATGAAGGCAATGATTTGCAGGTAACCGCTAGCATGGGGGTCGCGCAACCGCTCGAAGAGGACACCGTTGCACAATGGATCGAACGGGCTGACGCAGCACTCTACCACGCCAAAAAACACGGCCGAAACTGCGGTTACATGATGGACAACATTACACCGCGCTTGATCTCGCTGAGCCCTGAAGAAGCATCGAAGTCGAGACCGCTGCCTAAACCACGGCGACGTACCAAGTCGGAGTCCGATGCCGAGGCTGCAACGGGCGAGACGCAGGAGATGGAAAATGACGCTCGATCAGAGTTGATCGAGAAGGATGATTCAGATGCTCCGCAAGCAATCGACACCGCGGGACGGGACGAACCAGCAAACGTTGACACAACAAGCGAACAACCTTCGCCAACGGGGACGATGGAGGGGGCACCGGAGGGATATGGAACGATAACCTATGGGCCAGCCGAGGAGCAATCGCCCGCGGACGTGCACGCGAGGCTGCCAGCGCTTGAGACACTTGAGAAGGAGTTTGATGAGCTACAAGCGAGATCCAAGGCACTCAAAAAGAAAACTCAAATGATCTCGCTGCATGTGACGGGGCGCCCAGCAACCGGTAGTATCCGAGCATTGCTGCAAGTCGTTCGTGCATCCCTGCGAAGTGTCGATCGGATTGTCGCCCAAGACGCGGCCACCTTTATCGTCTGTATCCCAAACAGCGATCCACAAATGATGCAAGAAAGAGCGGAGCAGATCAGGACGTCAGCCGAATCGATCCGGTTTGGTGATCAACGGGATGAACACGCCGAATCACTCGAAATGAAATATATTGAGCTTGAATCCTACGAGTCATTTGAGCGAGCGATGGAGCGTTTGGAGCAGGTGGGACCGTTTGCCGCAGTCGGGGCGTGA
- a CDS encoding HupE/UreJ family protein, which produces MLTKKNVLMAIFAAAVPTVAMAHPGHGTGGGFVHGVLHPLTGLDHVLVIIAVALLSIRLGGHRFWTIPAAFIGCCAVGGMIAFAGITLPMIEPMIAASLLVAGVLLVRRQQEKPLVVALVPLFGIFQGYAHVAETGSAISLAPYAVGLLIASLLLTAITVGCGLLIERLQFKELLSTVCRVAGTGFAAAAILMLFV; this is translated from the coding sequence ATGCTTACCAAGAAGAACGTTCTGATGGCTATTTTCGCTGCTGCCGTTCCGACGGTCGCAATGGCTCATCCCGGTCACGGCACGGGCGGTGGATTCGTCCACGGGGTCTTGCATCCTCTGACCGGACTCGACCATGTGTTGGTCATCATCGCAGTCGCCCTGTTGTCGATCCGCTTAGGTGGCCATCGCTTTTGGACGATCCCTGCGGCCTTTATCGGTTGCTGTGCCGTCGGTGGCATGATCGCATTCGCAGGAATAACGCTACCGATGATCGAACCAATGATCGCCGCTTCGTTGTTGGTTGCAGGCGTCTTGCTGGTTCGCAGGCAGCAGGAAAAGCCTCTCGTCGTTGCGTTAGTGCCCCTGTTCGGAATCTTCCAAGGCTACGCTCATGTCGCGGAAACGGGCTCTGCGATTTCATTGGCCCCCTATGCGGTTGGCCTGTTGATCGCATCGCTTTTGCTAACCGCGATCACGGTTGGCTGCGGACTGCTGATTGAGCGTTTGCAATTCAAAGAACTGCTGAGCACCGTTTGCCGTGTTGCCGGAACGGGTTTCGCCGCCGCCGCGATCCTGATGTTATTTGTCTAG